The segment CGGGTGTTGATGTGAGTGAAGATGGTGGTACCAACTGGCGGAATATTTCTGCACAAGGTTTTCATGTGGTACGAAAAGCGAAGAAAGGAAAGGCGGTTTATTTAGCTGGCGGGAAAGGACGAGTAGCGAAGTTGGTTTGGTGATGAGTATTGCTGTGATCAGCCAATTCATGCTGTCATCCCGACGTCAGGAGGGATCTGTTGGGCCGCAGTACAATAGCTGGGCAGATTCCTCCTAACGTCGGAATGACAAAAGACTTCAGCAGATCCCCCGTCGTACCTCGGGATGACAAAAAATTTCATCTTTTGTATTATTTTCAACTGCAGTAAACTCAACTGCAATGAAACCTATCGGAACACACAACTACTTCGCATACATCACTACCAATCGAAACAAAACTGTTCTTTACATTGGAGTAACCAATAATCTTTCTGCAAGACTCTTCCAACATCAACAGAACGCAGCACCTTATACACATACAAGTTTCGCAGGAAAATACAATGCTTATTATTTGCTTTACTACGAACGCTTTGGTTCAATTGAACATGCCATTGAACGGGAGAAAGAGTTGAAAGGATGGCGTAGGAGTAAAAAGGAAAAACTGATCAATTCATTTAATCCTGAATGGAGATTTCTGAATGATGAGATAGAATAAAGCTAAATAGAGCTGTCATCCCGACGCAGGAGGGATCTGTTGGGCTGCAGAACAAAAGTTGAGCAGATCCCTCGTACCTCGGGATGACAGGTAACTTCAGCAAAATTATCTGACAACAATCATCGCTTCTTTTGATGGCAGACATAGGGTTTTGAAAAAAGGGCTTCTACCTTCACTTATAAATCAAAACCTATGCATATTCAATTACACGACGATATCACACTCAAAGAAATAAAAACTGTTTTTTCTGATTATTACCCCTATCTGAAACTGGAATTTTATTCAAAGCCACATCTGTTGTATGAATCATCAGACGAATGTGATGTGTTGCCGGATGAAAAACGGTTAAAGGATATTAAGGAAGTACATATTGATGGTGTGATCGATATTCAACCCACAGAAAAAGTAACTGATCTTGAATTTGAATTTCAACGCCGGTTCGGTTTACCTGTGCAGGTGTTGCGCCTGGAGCAGGGCAAATGGCAGCAAACAACAGGCATGGATACATTCACGTTGAGGGATGTAAACCAGTTCAGCAAAAATGATTCGGATGATGATCTCGTAGAAGATTATGAAGAGGGATTTGAAGAATTAAAAACTGAATAATGTTGGTGTTATTTTAAAAACAGTTTTACTTTTTAAACATAAAGTAAACGGCACCTAACAGAAACAGAAAACTCACAATGTATTTCCAGTGAAAGGGTTCTTTTAAGTACACAACTGCAAAAACGCCAAACACAACAAGCGTAATTACTTCCTGGATCATTTTTAATTCAAACGCATTTACACCGCTTTGGTAACCGATGCGGTTGGCAGGCACCATCAAACAATATTCAAAAAAAGCAATGCCCCAACTGATGAGTACAACTTTCCAAAGCGGTACGTTTTGATGACGCAGATGTCCGTACCATGCAATGGTCATGAAAATATTTGAGAAGAGCAATAACAGAATTGCACGGATCATGACTGCTAATTTTCTGAACGTTTGCCCGCCAGTAAATACAATGCAGCCATACGCACTGCCACGCCATTCTCTACCTGTTGCAAGATGATGGATTGTTTACTGTCGGCCACATCACTGTCCAGTTCCACACCACGATTGATAGGGCCTGGATGCATGATCACAATTTCTTTGGGTAAGGAATCCAATAATTTTCTGTTGATGCCGTAAGCAAGATTGTATTCACGTAATGAAGAAAACAACGGTTGACTTTGTCGTTCCAATTGAATCCGCAATACATTCGCCACATCGCACCACTTCAATGTTTCTTCAATATTGTACGATACGTTTACGCCAAAGGCTTGCTGTAAATATTTCGGGATGAGTGTGGGCGGACCGGCAACGGTTACTTCAGCACCCATCTTCTTCAACAAATAAATATTGCTGAGCGCTACACGACTGTGCATGATATCACCAAGTATCGCCACTTTTTTTCCTTCCAGTGTTCCTAATTTCTCTCTAATTGAGAATGCATCGAGCAAAGCTTGCGTTGGATGTTCATTAATACCATCGCCTGCATTTACAATGGCAGCAGGAATATGCTTTGCTAAAAAGTGAGGAGCTCCGCTTGCGCTATGTCGCATCACTACGAGGTCAACTTTCATGCTCAGTATATTATTCACCGTATCGAGGAGTGTTTCACCTTTTGCGGCTGATGAACCGGATGCAGTAAAATTGATGGTATCGGCACTTAATCTTTTCTCCGCCAACTCAAACGAAATACGTGTACGGGTGGAGTTCTCATAAAAAAGATTCACAATTGTTACATCACGCAGCGATGGAACTTTTTTAATGGGTCGTTGTAAAACTTCTTTGAATTGAGCGGCTGTATCGAGGATGAGTTGAATATCCTGTGCCGTGAGATCTTTAATGCCGAGCAGATGACGAGTGGATAGTTGCATTAAAAAGCAAAATTAAGGGAAAAGAAGAAAAGGAACAAGGGACAAGGAACAAGGTGCAAGGCTTAATGCAGTTAGTTCGAAAGATAGTTTAGCCTCCAAGTTTGTTGATGATGGCAGAAAGAATTTTCC is part of the Lacibacter sediminis genome and harbors:
- a CDS encoding GIY-YIG nuclease family protein, which translates into the protein MKPIGTHNYFAYITTNRNKTVLYIGVTNNLSARLFQHQQNAAPYTHTSFAGKYNAYYLLYYERFGSIEHAIEREKELKGWRRSKKEKLINSFNPEWRFLNDEIE
- a CDS encoding aspartate carbamoyltransferase catalytic subunit, encoding MQLSTRHLLGIKDLTAQDIQLILDTAAQFKEVLQRPIKKVPSLRDVTIVNLFYENSTRTRISFELAEKRLSADTINFTASGSSAAKGETLLDTVNNILSMKVDLVVMRHSASGAPHFLAKHIPAAIVNAGDGINEHPTQALLDAFSIREKLGTLEGKKVAILGDIMHSRVALSNIYLLKKMGAEVTVAGPPTLIPKYLQQAFGVNVSYNIEETLKWCDVANVLRIQLERQSQPLFSSLREYNLAYGINRKLLDSLPKEIVIMHPGPINRGVELDSDVADSKQSIILQQVENGVAVRMAALYLLAGKRSEN
- a CDS encoding DMT family protein, with the translated sequence MIRAILLLLFSNIFMTIAWYGHLRHQNVPLWKVVLISWGIAFFEYCLMVPANRIGYQSGVNAFELKMIQEVITLVVFGVFAVVYLKEPFHWKYIVSFLFLLGAVYFMFKK